The DNA sequence GAGTGAAATCGTTATGAATACAGTGGCCCATTTCATGCAGAAGAGTGACGACATCGTCGTGGGTTTGGGAGGCATTCATAAAAATAAAAGAAGTTCCTGTAACCGGAAGAGGAGTGCAAAAACCGCCTGGAGATTTCCCTTTTCTCGCGGTCAGATCAAGCATCCCTTTTTCGTCCATAATACGAAGCAATTCGGCAAAGCGGCCATCAAGTTTATCAAAAATTTCACCTGCTTTGGAAACGAGTGCATCACGTGTCTCAAATGGCATAAGTGTTTTTTCAGAAGCAGGTGTCCCTTTTCGATCCCATGGTCTGTAATCTTCCACGTTAAGTTTTTCATGATGTTGTCTTTGAAGCTCGGTTTTCAGCGGTGTAACATATTTTTTAACCGAGTCTGCGAGTCTGGCACAGTCATTTGGAGTGTAATCAAAGCGTTCATATTTTTTAAACATGTAATCTCTGTAATTTGCGGTATTTGCGTTTGCTGCTTTTTTCTCACGAAGTCGAATTAATTTACTCATTATGTCCTGCAGGTCATTCTCTTTTTCGTGAAACGCTTCAAACATAAGAGTCATTGCTTTTTTGCGGGTTTCCCTATTTTTATCTTCCATATAAGGAGAAAGTTCGCTTAAAGATTTTTCATCTCCATTCCATTTCACTGTCAGACTTCCTGTGATTTCAAAATAATCTGTTGTCAGTTTATCTTCTTCTACTTCAAGGTCTACATTTTCCTTACGAAATAATTCTTTGGCGTTCCTTTTGGAGTTCACCAGCTGAGCGTATTCCCGTGTTGGAAGCTGCTCAGCAAAAGGAGAGTCAAGAAATTTTTCATCGAGCTGTGCAGTGTAGGTTTTTATCAATGGTTCAATATGTATCTGGTCATATTCAACCTGCTTTTTTGCCTCGACTGAATCACTGTGACATTGAAAATCAATGTAATGACCGGACAAACCTTCTTCCAATTCCTCCTGAAGACGTGACAGTCGAATGAGCCAGTCTTCCAATTGCCTCACAGAGTTAATTTCTTCGTGCAGCAGCTTCTCGTATGCTGCTTTAATTTCATTAATATTTTGAAAATCAATTGTTTCCTGATAAAACGAATTCATATGTATTTCCCTCCTTAATTTTACTGTACAGGAAGAGCTGTTAAAAATAAATAGCATGAAGCATTTTATGTAAAAAATTGGATTCTATATTGCGTTTTATCTGTCATTTACTTTATTTCAAAGGATCCTAGTTGATCCACACAGGTTATTCGACTCAGCAGATAACAAAATTTAAGTATGCAAAGTAAAAAAAAAGTGGTTTGAGAAAATACAATCTCAAACCACTCTTTTAAAATTCTTTTATTATGGTGTATCAACAATAGTTACTTCAAGGCTTCGTCGTCCGAAATCAATTGCGTCACTTCGTTCAGGCATGAAGAGATCAATTTTATTTCCGTTGATTGCTCCACCAGTGTCGCCAGCTACAGCTGTTCCGTAACCTTCAACATGAACAGTGGATCCGAGTGGAATGACGTCCGGGTCTACTGCAATAACTTTTTGATTCGGATTGCTTCGAAGATCGATGCCGGTAGCAGTTACACCGGAACATCCGTTACAGAATGCCGTATAAGCAGTTGCTTCAACATTGATTGTTTCTCCATCTACATCGCTGGTAGACTGTGTGTCTTCTTCAGCGGCTTCCTGGGCAGCAGCCTCTTCTTCAGCGGCTTCCTGAGCAGCCTCTTCTTCAGCAGCTTCCTGGGCAGCCTCTTCTTCAGCGGCTTCCTGGGCAGCAGCCTCTTCTTCAGCAGCTTCCTGGGCAGCAGCCTCTTCTTCAGCGGCTTCCTGGGCAGCAGCCTCTTCTTCAGCGGCTTCCTGGGCAGCAGCCTCTTCTTCAGCGGCTTCCTGGGCAGCAGCCTCTTCTTCAGCGGCTTCATCGGAAGAGGACTCTTCTTCAGCAGCTTCATCGGATGAAGACTCTTCTTCAGAGGCCTCTTCGGATGAAGAAGAGTCGGAAGATTCTTGAACCGGCTCGGAATCATCAGAGCTTGCTGCGTCAGCAGAGTAGTAAAGCTGTGCGTACATTTCAGCACCAGCTACGCCGCTTTCGCCGTCAATGTTATGCTCTTCCTGAAAATCTGCGACGGCTTCCTCAGTGATTGGACCATATATGCCGTCTACTTTGTAATCATAAAGGCCAAGGAATGCAAGCTTTTCCTGGAGCTCTTCTACGAGAAAACCAGTGTCTCCCTTAGAAAGTTCAGAAACTGCACCTGCTGTTTGAACTCCGGCAAGACCATCTACAAGAAGATCGTTATCTTCCTGGAAAGATCGAACAGCTTCTGTTGTGCTTGAAGTATAAGTGGAACCTGTATCTTCATCCAGGTAATCCTGATCAGCAAGTAGTTCGTTCAATTCTGCTACATGAGAATGACTTTTACCTTCAAACAGTAAATCTTCACCAAACTCAGTTCCTTCGTCCGCGCTTGCAGCGTTTCCGCCTGCAAAAAGAATGGAACCTGCTACTGCTGCTGAAATACCTAGTGATTTAAATGAATATTTTTTCATGGTTATAAAAACCTCCTATTTACATTTGTTGCTCTTTACTCAACGAGGCCTATCGTATCAGCCTGCACGTAAAGGAGCAAGAGGTTTTCATGTTATTTAATATACTGATATTACATTGTCACAGTTTGAAACATTCCTGTTATATATTAGAGATTGTTACAGATTTCGTAAAGTGTTGGTAAATTCCGGTTTGAGGATGGACATTTCTGTCAAACTCCAAAATGTTCCTTCTACGAAACGGTAGTCCCTTAACACTCCTTCGACCTTGAAACCGAATTGTTCGTATATCCTTTTGGCACGTATGTTGTTATTGAAAACACCTAATGCAACTCTGTGTAAATGAAGCTCCTCAAAAGCAATACACAGTAACTTATGTAATATTATAGGAGTATATCCCTGCCCGCGGAATGATGGTTCTACAAATAATTTTCCAATCCTAGCAGAGCGGTGAGAGAAGTCTATTTTTCTGAGTGCAGCGTGTCCGCAGGGGATATGATTTTCATCCATTGCCATATAAATCCGGGCATCTTTTTCTGAGTTGTATTCCAGAAGTTGACGGTCAGTAAGAGGAAAGGTAAAGGTGGTCCCGGACCAGCGGATCATTTCTTCGGAACTTGTTTCGTTAATCCATGTTTTTAATACTGAAAAATGTTCCTGATTAAAGGGGGTTAAATATATCATGGAATCTCCTTATCTGCTACTGGTTTAATACATAAATCGTACCTTCAGGCTGGTTGCTGCAACTGGAAACATCGTTTCTGACAATGACAGGATTTGGAATTGAACCCGTTACTTCCAAACTTCCTTCTACGCACAATTTCCCAGCATCCCAGCGTATATTAGATGCCACGTTCCCGTTTATAACTGCATCTCCCTGTATATAGAACTGCGAGCCTCTTTGGAAATCAAGGTTTCCATTGAAGTAGGCATTTCCCGCAACCTGAAGCTGAGGACTTTGTCTTAAAATAGTGTCCCCGTTTACGGTAAGGTTATTGCCAATTTGAATAGAAGGAGCGTTCTCCGTGCTCAAGCCATTATTAAATTCAGCATCATTTTGTACGGTAAGGCGGGAATCGAGGAGCATTCTGGTATAGCCCTCGACAATTAAATTGTTCGTTTCCACAGCGGCATTATTCTCCAAAGTTAAATTTTCATTTACAATAAGCGGGCCCTGCGTTTCGATCCTTCCATTTGTGAACATATGCAGGTTATTTCCGATCCAAATATACTCAGATGCTGTTAAAAGCGGAGCATTATACATTATTAAATTATTCCGAAACATAACGCCTCCGTCAACTTCCAATGAAAATGGAGAATCTCCATGGAATGTGGATGGATTATTGAAATATAAATTTCCGTCTGAATGAATATTTCTCGTACAGACTTCCCATGAATTAACGTCGTTTTGCCCATATACAGCATTTCCTGAGGAAGTGCAGTTATTTGTCTGGCGGCTGTAGACAACTTCAGATATACTCCGGATTTCATCCTCTCCTGGATAAGACAGGTCTTCTTCCTGAGGCGGGGGAGGGTTATCATTCCCATTATTACCAGCAGCCATCACAAATTCTTCGGAGAAATCCCCAAGAGTCTGCAGAGTCGTTTCCATTTCATGTTCATAGGAACCATTTATAAGCATTGAAGTTATGTGGGAACTTTCTTCTGTAAAGGTGACTGAATTGCCGGGTGTCACCATCTCACTATTCACTGAAAGGCCGGAAAGAGTAATATCTGGATGTGTAATCAATCTGCCATCGGCGCTGTTTCCTTCGTACAACCGCCGGTCCTGGGAATAGAAAAATGCGGATTCATTCTCGTGTAAAGATCGAAGTTCTGCTGAAAGAACGATACCCTCCTGCACGAGCCGCACTCGTTCCTCTGATCGTTCCTGAAAAGTGAAGCTGTTGAATATAAACATATAGGCTGCCGCGCCGACAAAAGAGAGAAGCACCATAGCTGCCAGAAGTTCAAGTAAAGTGACACCGCGCTGATTAGAAAGAATTGTCATAAGGCGTTCCTTTCCATATGTAAAATAGTATAATTAAATGGACGAATGAATGTGGAGGAATGCTGATAATGAAAAACAAAATTTTTAACGAAGAGGGAGTTACCCTGCTGGAACTATTGGCTTCTTTAGTCATTTTAACATTAATAGGATTTACATTCGTTTCTTTTTTTACACAATCGATGCTGTTTACAGAGCGCACAGAAGATAACCTCGATTATATAAATATAAATCAGCAGCTTCTGAATGAGGCAGTGGAGGAACTTCAAAACTATGAAGAGCCGGTAATGGAAAGCAGTTTCAGCGGAGAACAGAATGACTTTTTTCACTTCATAGAATCAGAAGACGGCATTGGTTATTTCGTTGAAACGAACAGCGGCAACTATGTATACCCGGACATTTCTGTCCAGTCTATTGAGCAGCTGGCATTAGAGGAAGGACGTGCAGGTATAAACGCTTATCACGTTACGGTAGTGCTACTTGATGAAAGCATGGAAATAATTAGTGAAAGATACCGGCTGATTTACGAGCAGGAACTTCAGGAGGGAGAGGGCAGTCAATGAAATACATAAAAAGTGACAAAGGGTATGCACTGCTTCTCGTTCTTTTAACAATAGTAATCACTGGAATGCTGGCAGTCCCGATTATTAATAACGCATTAAACAGTGCCTCTCAAGCGAGCGTTTTAGAAGAAGAGATCAAAGTGGATGAATTGATAGATTATGGAAAGAAATATTTCCGTCAGCGTGTAATGATCGCTCTGGAAGAGAAGTTGTCAGAAAGAGAGGGAGAAAGTCAGGCGCCACCTTTAACAGGCAGTTCTTTGGAGGAAGCGATACCTGAAAGGATTCTGCTGGATCATTTTTCAGGTTTTGAAGAAAGTCGAGACCAAGTAAGTATAGAAAACATTCAAATTTCAGAAGAAGAACAGATAGTTCTTACTTATTTCGTTTCTGCACGCAGCGGCAGTACCGAAGATAATAAGTCAGAGTCTTTAAGGCTGCGTCGTGTGGAAAATGGTGACGGTGGAGAACCGCAGGGCGTTTACGAAGTATATCTAAGAAACACTAATCCACAGGCTTTTGCCGCCAACGGAACTTACTATGAGGACAGAATTAATTATGATGCGACTTCCTCGAGAACTGTTGAAGGAAACCAGTACTATAATTCCCGTCTGACCCTTGAAAATAACACGGGTCGAATAAGGGTAAGTGGTGACTTTTACGCAGCAGACGAAGTCAGGATAAGGAGAAATGCATCACTTATTGTAGATGGCTACTTTTATCTTAAACAAGAAGGCGCTGTTCAGTCGCAGAATTCCACTGACAGTTTAATTATCGTTGAGAAAGACTTTTTAGCCGGGGAATTCGACCTGCAGAATCAGACAAGAATGTGTGTTAAAGGTTCCGTTTATCAAGTGGGGGAAGACAATGCAATAAACAAAAAGTATGCTCCTGCAGAAAACGCGCTTCTACAGGATACTTCTGATATGCTGCATAGAGTGAGCTCATGCGGGGAAAACAGTATTTCAGAATGGGAGCAGGGGAAAGTTAATTATGCTGGAGAAGATTTTACTGCGCGCGAAAGGTCGGGAACAACTTGGGAAATCAGCACCCTGCAAGATAATCAATAAGTGACCGAAGAATCCCGGCATATAAAAGTTGAGGGAAAGTTCCTCACTTGGTATGATAGACAGCGGAATAAACGTAAACGAAAAAGGATGTGTCAGCATGATTCAAAGAAAATCACAGAGAGAGATAGAATTGATGAAAGAAGCAGGAATTCTCGTAGCAAGTATTCATAAGAAAATAGCAGGAATGATTGAACCGGGAATATCTACTAAAGAAATCGATAACTTTGTTGAAAAAACACTTGAAAAATACGGTGCCAAAGCGGCTCAAAAAGGATATCAGGGCTATAAATTTGCTACTTGCGCTTCCGTAAATGACGAAATATGCCATGGTTTTCCCCGCAAAGAAAAGTTGGAAGAGGGGGATATCGTTACGATGGATTTCGTTGTCGATTTGAACGGAGGACTTGCTGATTCAGCTTGGACTTACGAAGTTGGAAGCGTTTCTGAAGAAGCTAAAAAGTTAAATCAAGTAACGAAAGAAGCTCTTTATAAAGGGATTGAACAGGCGAAGCACGGGAATCGAATTGGGGATATTGGCGCAGCTATCCAGAACTATGTTGAGCCTTTTGGATATGGGATTGTAAGAGATTTTGCGGGACATGGTATAGGTCCGACTATTCATGAAGAACCGAATATTCCTCACTATGGGAAAGCAGGGAAAGGTCCTCGTCTAAAAGAGGGGACAGTAATAACGATCGAGCCAATGATTAATACAGGCGGCTGGCAGTCAAAGATGGACAATAACGGCTGGACAGCAAGAACGAAAGATGGCTCCCTTTCTTCCCAGTATGAACATACTCTCGTTATTCAGAATGGAGAGCCTATCATAACGACGGAACAGAATCGTGAAGATCTGCTCGACTTATAGTTATACTCTTTTAAAGAAGGGCTTAATTTAAAGCCGTCTAAAAATAAACTAAAAAAATGCTGCTTTCGGAGGCGTCAGCCGGTTTCTGCTTCGTTTTCCCTTCAAAAAAAATACAAGTAATGCTGTTTTATTCCATAAAAACAGCACCAGGGCATAGATAGATACGGAAGGCGGGCAGATCTTCCCGGACGTAAGATTTGAATGGTTATTACTGGTACTATAAGAAATTGATAGTAAAAACAGTGGTTTTTTCTTCACGTAGTTGAAACCGCTGTTTTTTTCGTTATAATTTTTATTGAAAGCAGGGTATTTATTAATATTATTCGAATACATTGTAAAGGGGGTTATGCTGTGGCTTCTGGAAATGAGTATATGAAATATATAGGTGAAAAAATCAGCTCAATGAAATATGTGCTCGCAGAAGAAATCAGTTTAAAATTTCAAAGTTTTCACGAAATTAATTTTAATAAAATGCCGGAAACGGAAATTAAAGAACATATTGCTGAACTCGTTGAGCAATTTGCAGACGGTTTTATTACAGCTGATGTCGAAAAAGGAAAAGCGGAAGTTCATAAATGGGGGAGAGGTTTTGGCGAAAAGGCAGCCATACTGAACCTTTCGCCCGACAAAGCGATGCTGGTCGTTCCAATATTAAGAAAAGTGGTTTATAAACATATGCGAAAAGAATTTACTGAAGGTAAACAAACATTTTCCCAGTATTATGAAATTGCTGATACAATTAATCCGTTAATTGATCAGGCTATCTATTCCTTTACCCAGGCCTATGTGGAAAAGAACGAAAAAAATTACCAGGAAGCAAAAGATGAAATATCAGAGCTGTCTGTACCTGTCGTTCCGATTACTAGGGAAGTTGCCATTCTACCTGTCATTGGCAGCGTGGATTCAAAAAGGGCCGAACTTCTGTTAACTCAGGCATTATCAAAAGGAAATGAACTGAAGCTGTCCACACTAATTGTCGATCTGTCCGGTGTGCAGATGATTGATACGTATGTAGCTCAAAATCTATTCCAATTAAATGATGCGCTTCGGGTTATTGGAATCAGGGTTATTTTTTCAGGTCTCCGCCCTGAACTTGCCCAGACAGTAGTCAACCTGGGAATTTCTTTCGAAAATATGACAGTAGTCAACTCCCTGCCCCAGGCTTTGGCAGAAACTGGATTGGCAGTAGGCGAGGACAAAAGACGATAGGATAAAGGAAAGGAGAAGCTGCACAATGGAATTTAAAAAGTATGAATACGCCACTGGACTTCTCAACCATATTGGATCGTTTTTAGAGGAACAGGAAGTTCAGCACAATCTTCCGCTCGGAGTTCTAAAGCAGCTTTCAAAAGAAGAAGAAGCGGGGCAGTACTCACAGCCTTTTATCGCAACTGCGGAAAAAGACAATAAACCTTATGCTATTTTTATTCAGACTCCTCCACGCAAAATGATTGTATGCGGCAGGTCAGAAGCGATGGATGAAGCAGCCGCCTGGCTGCTTAAAGAGAAGCAGCAGCTTTCGGGTATCATTGGTTGTGAAAAGGTCGTTACCGCGTTTGCAGAAGCGTGGGAAAAATTGACGTCGAAAAAAGCAGTTCTCGTAAAAAAACAGTTTATATATGAACTGAATCATGTGAAGAACTGGGAACAGCCGCCGGGTAAATTAACATTTGCGAGCGAGGACGATGCGGCCCTGGTGATGGATTGGACAGAATCTTTTGCTATGGGATCGCTCAGAGAGGAAGACCTATTAATATTAGAAAAAAATGTATTAAACCAGATTAAGCATAACCAGGTTTTTCTTTGGAGGGACGACAATTATACTCCGGTTTCCATGGCAAAAAGAGCGAGGGAACTTACAAATGGAGTTGTAGTAAATTATGTTTATACTCCGGAAGAATACGAAAAGCACGGTTTTGCAACCGCATGTGTCGGTGCTCTGGCGGAAAGGCTTCTCGATGAGGGGTTTAAGTTCTGCACTGTAAACACTAATGTAGAAAACGAAGCTTCGAACACAATTTACCAGAAGCTTGGATTCACTGTTGCTGGTAAATCGTTAGAGTATGAGTTTATTTCACATGATAGTTAAAGATGGAACTTAGTCTGGTAAAACTTCCAAGAGGCCGCATATAGAAATAAGGACCCGGGCTCAAAGAGCTTCCGGTTCCTTATTGTGAGAAATTTTGAAAACAATTAGAGATAAAATGCAGAAGCCGGGGAAAAGAGATTCAGTGTCATCTGATTTACTGAGTATTTCCCGTATTAAAGGTCTGATTGCCTGCTGTTCGCTTCCAGGCTTTTTAATCTTTCTTCGAGCTCTTTCGTTCGTTCTTTTAATGCTTCGTGTTCATCTTTGGACACTAAATTTAAATCCTCAAAAAATGTGCGGAGTCGTTCTTTAGAGTGTCTGTTCCATTCTTCTTCGGTTTCTTCGCCTTTTTTTATTAAAGTCTGATAAAGATCATCTGCTTCTGAAGGAGTGACTTTTCCTTTGGAAATTAATTCATCAAGATATTTTTCAACTTTCTCTTTACTCGAAACAGCAGCTCCGAGCCCCAGTAAAATTCCGCTTTTGAATAGATTATTCACTATACATTCCTCCAGTTAATAAGTATTTTCTTTGAATTTCGACACCCATCTGGCATGTCGGTATAAAACGAAAACTGCAGTGATCATTGTTGCTCCGGCAAAGGATGCAGCGGTATATAAGAGCAGTAAATGCTCTATCCACACCCCTATAAAAAGAAAGGGCATAGCGCTGAATGTAAGAATTCCCAACCCTGTGTATCCCAATAAGTAGCGGTGGTGGTTAAACTGCCGGAGCTGCTTTCTTTCATCCGACCGCCGCTGATAATTTGGTGATTCGAGCCATTCTGTCATATTACGTGGGAGAGAGAGAAGAGGTTTCAAAGTATCTTTTAAGACCTGGGACTGAATACTTCCCTGCTGTTCATCGGCTTCGTCCAGCCATTCCTTAACGACAGGTTTTCCCAGTTCGATAAAGTCAATGTCCGGATCCACGATCGTAAGTACGCCGAGACCGATCGAAGCAGCGCGTCCGAGAAAAGCAAACTCGGAAGGAAGCTGGATAGGCTGTTCACGAACGATTTTCTGCATATCCTCAAATATTTCTTCCACAGTTTCCTGGTCAAGCTGAGAGAGATCAGAGGATAGATACATATTCACATAATTTCGAAGTACTTGTTCCAGAAGTGATTTATTGGCATGGGGCAGTAGAAAGCCAAGGTGCTGAAGCTCGGAAATGACCAGCTGGTAATCGTCAAGCACAAAGCCTTGTATCATGCGCCTTATACTTGCAGAGTCCTGGCCGGTTATATAGCCTACCATACCGAAGTCCAGAATAGCGAGTGTCCCATCTTTCTGAACTAAAATATTGCCCTGGTGCGGGTCAGCGTGAAAACGTCCCTGATCCAGCAGCTGATCGACGAAGAACTGGAATATTTTAGCGGCTGTTTCTTTGCGGTTGATGCCATTTTCGCGCATATAGGAAAGGTCAGTCACTTTTCTTCCTTCTATCCATTCCATAACCAGCACTCTTCTTGTACAGTACTCTTCATAAAATTGAGGGATGTAGTAAGCAGAACTGCCGGAAAAACGCCGCTGAAAATTTTGGGCGTTTCTCATTTCTTTGCCATAATCCAGCTCGTCACCAATTACCTGGACAACTTCCTTATATAAGGAAGCTGTATTAATTTCTTTACCTAATTTAGTGAAATTTTTTGTGATCCAGAGGACAATTTTTAAAGATTTAAAATCAGTCTTTATAATTCTGTCAACTTTTGCCCTCTGTATTTTAATCGCTACTTCCTGCCCATTATGAAGCTTTCCTTTGTAAACTTCTCCTATAGAAGCAGAAGCAACCGGCCGGTCACTGATCTCAGCTAAACGGTTATCGAGAGGCTGGCCCCATTCATTTTCGAGTATTTCTTTGGATACTTCTGAGGGGACAGGGGGGACCTGGTCGATAAGATCTGCAAGTTCTTTAATGAATACATCAGGCATAATATCAGCCCGTGTACTTAGAAACTGACCAACTTTAATCATCAAGCCCTCTAAATGAAGAGCTTTTTCACGGTATTCCTTAGCCTGGCTCTGGACGAGTTTTTCCCATTTATCCTGGGTATGGGAATCCCAGTCAGGGTGGCGTTTATTAAAAATATAAAGCTGAAGAACAAATTTAAGAAACATAATGACCGTAACGATAATTCGGTAAAAAGAATTATTTTTCACTCCACTCCTCCTGACTCGCATTGTAGTGCTTTCCCCATTATAATACCTTAAAGATTAAAAATATATGTAATAGACCTGCGATTAATATATTTATAGCATATTGCAGCTGACTTTTCAGAGGAGGTGCTTGACTGAGGGTCTCCTAATTCGAATAACATAATGTATTACTAAAGCAGGTTTCGTTTTCGGGATTATGCTGTTAAAAGGAAATATGTGCGCAGACGTAAAAAAGTAAGAACACGTGAATCGGCTGTTAACAGTCATTTGAAGCTATGTTCAAAAGCAGATTCAAACAGGAAAGCGCCATGACGAAAAATCGTCATGGCGCTTTTGACAATGCTTTTCAAGAGTCCTATTACACTCTACAATTCAAATGACTCTTTATTTCTCAGGAACGAAAGTTTTTTTCGCAATAGTTTTACCGTATAAAAGGGTTAGAACAAATGGAATAACAATAGCTATAACCATACCGATAATAAATGGAATCCATGATTCAGGCACAATGGAGAGAATCCCTGGAAGTCCACCTACGCCTATGGAAGTAGCAAGTACACCATTTATTGCTATAAATGTACCAGCAAGCGATGCTCCGATAATGGCACATATAAATGGGAATTTAAAGCGGATATTTACACCGAACATAGCTGGTTCCGTAACACCAAGATAGGCAGAAACAGCTGACGTTCCAGAAAGTCCTTTTACATTTTCACTGCGGCTCACAAAAATCATCGCCAGAGCTGCCGACCCCTGTGCAATATTGGAAAGAGCAAGAATTGGCCACAGGAACGTTCCGTTTCCGGAGCCTGTCAGCTGTAAATCCACTGCGAGAAAGGCATGGTGCATACCTGTTACAACGAGTGGAGCATACAGAAGTCCGTAAACTAAGCCGCCAAGAGCTGGAAGAACATCAAACATCCAGATAAATATGTCAGTAATTCCGTTTCCAAGAGCAAAAGTAATTGGTCCGATGATAACAAAGGTTAACAGTCCTGTAACGAGAAGAGCTACGGGAGCTACAATCAGGAGCTGAATAGAATCCGGAACTCTTTCACGAAGCCAGAGTTCAATTTTAGCCAGGAGAAAGGATGCAACGAGTACAGGAAGGACCTGCCCCTGATAACCGATAGCCTCCACATCATAGCCGAACAAATTCCAGACTGGAACTTCTCCTGCTTCCTGAGCGTCAGCATATCCCCAGGCGTTTAAAAGATCCGGGTGAACAAGAATTAAACCTAGGACAATACCGAGAAGATCACTGCCCCCAAAGCGTTTCACAGCTGACCAGCCAATTAAAGCAGGTAAAAAGGCGAATGCGGCGCTGGCTATAATGTTGATCATTTCAGCCAGACCAGCCCACTGCGGATAAGCTTCTACTATGGATTCTTCAAAGAAAATTCCTGGTCCCGTAAGGACATTGTTAAGACCGAGAAGCAGCCCGGCCGTTACGATAGCCGGTAAAATGGGAATGAACACATCTGCGAGAAGTTTGACTGCTCGCTGAAGGGGATTCATTTTTTGGGAAGAAGCTGATTTCACATCGGATTTCGATGATTCACCTATGTCGGTAAGCTCCACAATATCCCGGTAAACCTGATCGACTGTTCCCTGACCGATAATAACCTGAAACTGCCCATTCGTTGAGAAAGACCCTTTAACAAGGTCAATCGCTTCGAGCTTATCTGTGTCAACGAGAC is a window from the Alkalicoccus halolimnae genome containing:
- a CDS encoding M3 family oligoendopeptidase, with the translated sequence MNSFYQETIDFQNINEIKAAYEKLLHEEINSVRQLEDWLIRLSRLQEELEEGLSGHYIDFQCHSDSVEAKKQVEYDQIHIEPLIKTYTAQLDEKFLDSPFAEQLPTREYAQLVNSKRNAKELFRKENVDLEVEEDKLTTDYFEITGSLTVKWNGDEKSLSELSPYMEDKNRETRKKAMTLMFEAFHEKENDLQDIMSKLIRLREKKAANANTANYRDYMFKKYERFDYTPNDCARLADSVKKYVTPLKTELQRQHHEKLNVEDYRPWDRKGTPASEKTLMPFETRDALVSKAGEIFDKLDGRFAELLRIMDEKGMLDLTARKGKSPGGFCTPLPVTGTSFIFMNASQTHDDVVTLLHEMGHCIHNDFTQHFKLADYKETPMESAELASMSMELLTMDHWNYFYEDGESLKQAKRNHLQDIIDFLPLGVVIDQFQHWIYENPHHSENERKQKFRALQEYYDAGHVNWEGLENWQEISWLRILHIFEVPFYFIEYVIAQIGALQVYKQYRKDPEKALENFTSALKLGSSVPLPDVYDAAGIKFDFSSEIIEELMLFLQEELEALK
- a CDS encoding peptidoglycan-binding protein, coding for MKKYSFKSLGISAAVAGSILFAGGNAASADEGTEFGEDLLFEGKSHSHVAELNELLADQDYLDEDTGSTYTSSTTEAVRSFQEDNDLLVDGLAGVQTAGAVSELSKGDTGFLVEELQEKLAFLGLYDYKVDGIYGPITEEAVADFQEEHNIDGESGVAGAEMYAQLYYSADAASSDDSEPVQESSDSSSSEEASEEESSSDEAAEEESSSDEAAEEEAAAQEAAEEEAAAQEAAEEEAAAQEAAEEEAAAQEAAEEEAAAQEAAEEEAAQEAAEEEAAQEAAEEEAAAQEAAEEDTQSTSDVDGETINVEATAYTAFCNGCSGVTATGIDLRSNPNQKVIAVDPDVIPLGSTVHVEGYGTAVAGDTGGAINGNKIDLFMPERSDAIDFGRRSLEVTIVDTP
- a CDS encoding GNAT family N-acetyltransferase, coding for MIYLTPFNQEHFSVLKTWINETSSEEMIRWSGTTFTFPLTDRQLLEYNSEKDARIYMAMDENHIPCGHAALRKIDFSHRSARIGKLFVEPSFRGQGYTPIILHKLLCIAFEELHLHRVALGVFNNNIRAKRIYEQFGFKVEGVLRDYRFVEGTFWSLTEMSILKPEFTNTLRNL
- a CDS encoding PulJ/GspJ family protein; amino-acid sequence: MTILSNQRGVTLLELLAAMVLLSFVGAAAYMFIFNSFTFQERSEERVRLVQEGIVLSAELRSLHENESAFFYSQDRRLYEGNSADGRLITHPDITLSGLSVNSEMVTPGNSVTFTEESSHITSMLINGSYEHEMETTLQTLGDFSEEFVMAAGNNGNDNPPPPQEEDLSYPGEDEIRSISEVVYSRQTNNCTSSGNAVYGQNDVNSWEVCTRNIHSDGNLYFNNPSTFHGDSPFSLEVDGGVMFRNNLIMYNAPLLTASEYIWIGNNLHMFTNGRIETQGPLIVNENLTLENNAAVETNNLIVEGYTRMLLDSRLTVQNDAEFNNGLSTENAPSIQIGNNLTVNGDTILRQSPQLQVAGNAYFNGNLDFQRGSQFYIQGDAVINGNVASNIRWDAGKLCVEGSLEVTGSIPNPVIVRNDVSSCSNQPEGTIYVLNQ
- a CDS encoding PulJ/GspJ family protein, with protein sequence MKNKIFNEEGVTLLELLASLVILTLIGFTFVSFFTQSMLFTERTEDNLDYININQQLLNEAVEELQNYEEPVMESSFSGEQNDFFHFIESEDGIGYFVETNSGNYVYPDISVQSIEQLALEEGRAGINAYHVTVVLLDESMEIISERYRLIYEQELQEGEGSQ
- the map gene encoding type I methionyl aminopeptidase, producing the protein MIQRKSQREIELMKEAGILVASIHKKIAGMIEPGISTKEIDNFVEKTLEKYGAKAAQKGYQGYKFATCASVNDEICHGFPRKEKLEEGDIVTMDFVVDLNGGLADSAWTYEVGSVSEEAKKLNQVTKEALYKGIEQAKHGNRIGDIGAAIQNYVEPFGYGIVRDFAGHGIGPTIHEEPNIPHYGKAGKGPRLKEGTVITIEPMINTGGWQSKMDNNGWTARTKDGSLSSQYEHTLVIQNGEPIITTEQNREDLLDL
- a CDS encoding STAS domain-containing protein, with protein sequence MASGNEYMKYIGEKISSMKYVLAEEISLKFQSFHEINFNKMPETEIKEHIAELVEQFADGFITADVEKGKAEVHKWGRGFGEKAAILNLSPDKAMLVVPILRKVVYKHMRKEFTEGKQTFSQYYEIADTINPLIDQAIYSFTQAYVEKNEKNYQEAKDEISELSVPVVPITREVAILPVIGSVDSKRAELLLTQALSKGNELKLSTLIVDLSGVQMIDTYVAQNLFQLNDALRVIGIRVIFSGLRPELAQTVVNLGISFENMTVVNSLPQALAETGLAVGEDKRR
- a CDS encoding GNAT family N-acetyltransferase — encoded protein: MEFKKYEYATGLLNHIGSFLEEQEVQHNLPLGVLKQLSKEEEAGQYSQPFIATAEKDNKPYAIFIQTPPRKMIVCGRSEAMDEAAAWLLKEKQQLSGIIGCEKVVTAFAEAWEKLTSKKAVLVKKQFIYELNHVKNWEQPPGKLTFASEDDAALVMDWTESFAMGSLREEDLLILEKNVLNQIKHNQVFLWRDDNYTPVSMAKRARELTNGVVVNYVYTPEEYEKHGFATACVGALAERLLDEGFKFCTVNTNVENEASNTIYQKLGFTVAGKSLEYEFISHDS